Within the Chryseobacterium geocarposphaerae genome, the region CATTTTGTAATGCACTTGTAGGCCTGTATTTTCCGAAATCATAAATATAATTTCCGCTGGAGTCCAATTTATAGCTTCCGTCTGCATTTCTTTCGTAGTAAGGATAAAAAGATGGTATAACTCTCGCCGCATTGATCACATTATCCGTTCTCGAATCCGATGACGGCGGTGCTTCCTGAAGACTGTTCGTATACGCTAAATTCGCTCCTACATTCAGCCATTTTTTGACTTCAGAATTGATTTTTAATCTTGTGCTGTATTTTCTGAAGCCAGACTCAATGGCAATTCCTTTATCATCCAAATATCCTAAAGAGAAAAAATAATTGCTCTTCTCATTTCCTCCACTAAAATCCAAATCAACCTGATTTCTGGAAGCCGTTCTCTGCAAAATATCTTTCCAGTTGTCATTCCATAAAGCTGTTGCACCCGGCAAAAGTTTCCCGTCAGTTCCTACTGGTTTTACATAATTTGCTCCGTAAGGATTGATTCCTAAAGCGTTTACCAAATTATCGGTTGCCATCTGTGCCGCCTGCTGGGAAGAAACCTGGCTTGATGTGTATCCGTTTCTCAAGGCTTCCCAATACAATTGAAAATATTGGTCGGTGGTTACCTGCTCATAATCCTTTACTGCTCTGCTTGAGAAACCCTGGCTTATATTAAAGTTTACTCTCGCTTCGCCCTTTTTACCGGATTTAGTCGTTATGATAATTACACCATTTGCCCCTCTGGAGCCATATAATGAACTTGCTGTAGCATCTTTCAGAACACTGATCGATTCAATATCATTAGGACTTATCGCGTTGATATTTCCGTCAAAAGGTATCCCGTCTACCACAAATAAAGGATTACTCGACGCACTGACAGAACCGATTCCACGAATTCTGATTGATGCTGTAGACCCCGGCTGTCCTGAAGCGCTTACCGCCTGAAGTCCGGGAACCTGCCCCTCCAATGCTTTTGTGATGTTGGTAACAGGCCTGTTATTAATTTTCTCACTCGAAATCGTCGCTACCGAACCTGTATAGCTTGTTTTCTTAGCTTTTCCATACGCCACAACAACCACTTCATCTATTTCTTTTTCATGAAGCGTATCTTTTTTTGCTTCCTGGCCATTCACATTACCGATCCCAAGAAAGAAGGTTGCAACGGGGGGAATCCAAACTTTAGAAATAATTAAATTTTTATTAATCATAATCAATTTTATTTGCTATTAATTAAATTTTATTCTTTTATAGAAAAGACAGCAAATAGCATCAATAATCATGATTAACACTGTGCTCATCTTTCCTTTTTCAAGGCTGAATGTAACACCTTGCATAATGCAGGTTGTTAAGATTTCACAGGGTCAGTTCCCTCCATCTTTCTTTATAAGCCGTTGCAAATCTAAAAACAAAAAGTCCACAAAACAAGTAGACTTTAAAATTTTAATTATAAATTTTATAAAAATTAACTAAATTTTATTTTAAAACAAACAAAAATAGACAGTTATAAAAAATGTTAAATTTATAAACATGAGAAATATCATTAAAAATAATGCAATCCTAAATTTTTACTCTAAAATGGATTTGAAAAAAAAATTCTATTTTCATTTTGAGCATATTTTGAGTTTTAAGACAGCTCTCGATACATTTTTCTTCATTTCATTTCGAAAAACACTCGAACTGACGTACGATTAATTCAAAAAACTTTTTAATTTTATCAAATGAAAGTTTTAATTATAAATGGTCCTAATCTCAATTTATTAGGAACAAGAGAGCCGGAAATTTATGGAACGATTTCGATGGAGGATTGTTTGGAAAACTTAAAATCTGAATTTTCTTCTCATCAAATACAGTATTACCAGTCGAATATTGAAGGCGAACTGATTAACAGGCTTCAGAAGAATGACTTTGATGCTCTGATTATTAATCCGGGAGCTTTTACCCATTATTCTTATGCAATTGCAGATTGTTTAAAAAATATTCAGAAGCCGAAAGTAGAGGTACATATCAGTAATATTTATAAAAGAGAAGAGTTCCGCCAGAAATCCGTAACGGCTGCAAATACGGATGCGGTTTTATCAGGATTTGGAATGGACGGTTATAGGCTGGCTGTTTTGAGTTTGAAATAGCTAATCGTTCTCGTTCTGATTTTACAGATGGCGCAGATGTTTGAAAATATATTTGATCTGACTGATTTGTAAAATCTTTAGAATAAAAAAATCCTCATCAAATGATGAGGATTTTATTTTTAGTTTGTTGTTTGTTCTTGTAACTGAGGTCCTGAAGGAATCAATTTTTTACCTTCTTCAGTATTGCAATAC harbors:
- a CDS encoding type II 3-dehydroquinate dehydratase, which produces MKVLIINGPNLNLLGTREPEIYGTISMEDCLENLKSEFSSHQIQYYQSNIEGELINRLQKNDFDALIINPGAFTHYSYAIADCLKNIQKPKVEVHISNIYKREEFRQKSVTAANTDAVLSGFGMDGYRLAVLSLK